The following coding sequences are from one Gossypium raimondii isolate GPD5lz chromosome 4, ASM2569854v1, whole genome shotgun sequence window:
- the LOC105780011 gene encoding probable galacturonosyltransferase 13 isoform X2, translating to MQLHVSPSMRSLTISSNNGFIDLMKIKVAARHISYRTLFHTILILAFLLPFVFILTAIVTLEGVNKCSSFDCLGRRLGPRLLGRVDDSGRLVKDFYKILNQVNAEEIPDGIKLPDSFNQLVSKMKNNQYDAKTFALMLRAMMEKLEREIRESKFSELMNKHFAASSIPKGLYCLSLRLTDEYSSNAHARRQLPSPELLPVLSNNSYYHFVLSTDNILAASVVVNSAVQSSLRPEKIVFHIITDKKTYAGMHAWFALNPVSPAIVEVKGVHQFDWLTLENVPVLEAVENHHGIRNYYHGNHLAGANLSNTTPRTFASKLQARSPKYISLLNHLRIYLPELFPNLDKVVFLDDDIVIQRDLSPLWEIDLWGKVNGAVETCKGEDEWVMSKHFRNYFNFSHPLIAKHLDPDECAWAYGMNIFDLRTWRKTNIRETYHYWLKENLKSNLTMWKLGTLPPALIAFKGHIHPIDPSWHMLGLGYQSKTNIEKAKRAAVIHYNGQSKPWLQIGFEHLRPFWTKYVNYSNDFVRNCHILEL from the exons ATGCAGCTTCACGTCTCGCCTAGCATGAGAAGTTTAACGATATCAAGCAACAATGGGTTTATTGACTTAATGAAGATCAAGGTGGCAGCTCGACACATTTCATATAGGACCCTTTTCCATACCATTCTAATCCTCGCTTTCTTATTGCCTTTCGTCTTCATTCTTACTGCTATTGTTACCCTTGAAGGTGTCAACAAGTGTTCCTCATTTG ATTGTTTAGGTAGGCGGTTAGGACCGAGGCTTCTTGGTAGAGTTGATGATTCAGGG AGACTAGTTAAGGACTTTTATAAGATCCTCAATCAAGTAAACGCCGAGGAAATCCCAGATGGTATAAAGCTTCCAGATTCATTTAATCAACTTGTTTCTAAAATGAAGAATAATCAATATGATGCAAAGACCTTCGCTCTCATGTTAAGAGCAATG ATGGAGAAACTCGAAAGAGAAATTAGGGAATCTAAATTTTCCGAGCTGATGAACAAACACTTTGCTGCAAGTTCCATTCCGAAAGGCTTGTACTGTCTTTCTCTGCGTTTAACTGATGAATATTCTTCCAATGCTCATGCACGCAGACAACTGCCTTCTCCTGAGCTCCTCCCTGTGCTTTCTAACAACTCTTACTACCACTTCGTCCTGTCAACGGACAACATATTGGCTGCATCGGTAGTTGTCAATTCTGCTGTTCAGTCATCTCTGAGACCTGAAAAGATTGTCTTCCATATCATCACAGATAAGAAGACATATGCTGGTATGCACGCCTGGTTCGCACTAAACCCTGTATCCCCTGCAATAGTTGAAGTGAAAGGGGTTCACCAGTTTGATTGGTTAACACTAGAGAATGTTCCCGTGCTTGAAGCTGTAGAGAACCATCATGGCATTCGAAATTATTATCATGGCAATCATCTTGCCGGGGCAAATCTCTCCAATACTACTCCTCGAACATTCGCTTCAAAATTGCAGGCTAGAAGTCCAAAGTACATATCTTTACTCAACCATCTTCGGATATATTTACCAGAG CTTTTTCCAAACCTTGACAAAGTGGTCTTTCTAGACGACGACATTGTAATTCAGCGTGATTTATCTCCTCTTTGGGAGATTGACTTATGGGGAAAGGTTAATGGAGCTGTTGAAACTTGTAAAGGTGAGGATGAGTGGGTGATGTCCAAACATTTCAGAAACTACTTCAATTTTTCCCATCCCCTTATAGCTAAGCATTTGGATCCTGATGAATGTGCATGGGCTTATGGGATGAATATATTTGATCTCCGCACTTGGAGAAAGACGAATATAAGAGAAACATATCATTATTGGCTGAAAGAG AACCTGAAGTCAAACCTAACAATGTGGAAGCTTGGAACTCTGCCACCTGCTTTAATTGCATTTAAAGGCCACATTCATCCGATTGACCCATCATGGCATATGCTTGGCTTGGGCTACCAGTCTAAGACCAATATCGAGAAAGCGAAAAGAGCTGCAGTTATTCATTACAACGGCCAATCGAAACCATGGCTGCAGATTGGCTTCGAGCATCTTCGGCCATTTTGGACCAAGTATGTAAACTACTCCAATGATTTTGTTAGGAACTGCCACATTTTGGAATTGTAG
- the LOC105780967 gene encoding uncharacterized protein LOC105780967: MEKKCGKRKAKEKMGFQGYGLRDNPKKSWKSLGFNGDDDNAATSSTLEFQCKACGRQFESMKALFGHMRHHSARERKEVNCQECGRKFKSLKALTAHMRLHPLKSVTVKRKRSKRSRYNSAPNSSLSSLNESSGLVEIDQDVEDAALCLIMMSRGVKNCTEFNCFWESCGNNDFEIKSFHQNKEILQTSFGYGDELDSYASGSMNVFHEKNISECKELDSGILSAKEKNAESGFELYETEIKGTLSGEIMNLKSIEAEPRQDLMEGLDLTGLGSTKSSSSKDAMFDACDSGPVDDASNKLISIPLNSEVSDDSLRKNKYRCRICNKTFKSHQALGGHQTIHRKSNTYAEPVEDHEKTTHISSSPEIEAGCKLVKVEYVEHSVDQEMNEVTSSETRVYKVHKCLICLKVFGSGQALGGHKRSHISRDPGTGDKQPAKQLDLSNISDVIDLNLPVMHNEEANGDTGLKLCRLGTDCKNEALLSLVAN; the protein is encoded by the coding sequence ATGGAAAAGAAGTGTGGCAAAAGAAAGGCAAAGGAGAAGATGGGTTTTCAAGGTTATGGTTTGAGGGATAACCCTAagaaatcttggaaatctttgGGCTTTAATGGTGACGACGACAATGCTGCTACCAGCTCAACCCTTGAGTTTCAGTGCAAAGCTTGTGGCAGACAATTTGAGTCAATGAAAGCTTTGTTCGGTCACATGAGGCATCATTCTgcaagagaaaggaaagaagtTAACTGTCAAGAATGTGGCAGAAAGTTTAAGTCCTTGAAGGCTCTCACTGCTCACATGAGATTGCACCCTTTGAAGAGCGTAACAGTGAAGAGAAAGAGATCGAAAAGATCGAGGTATAATAGTGCTCCGAATTCTTCACTTTCTAGCTTGAATGAATCTTCTGGTTTAGTTGAAATTGATCAAGATGTTGAGGATGCTGCCTTGTGCTTGATAATGATGTCTAGGGGTGTAAAGAATTGCACTGAGTTCAATTGTTTTTGGGAGTCTTGTGGTAATAATGATTTTGAGATCAAAtcttttcatcaaaataaagaGATTTTGCAGACTAGTTTTGGCTATGGGGATGAGCTTGATTCTTATGCTTCTGGTTCTATGAATGTTTTCCATGAGAAGAACATAAGTGAATGTAAAGAATTGGATTCTGGGATTTTGTCTGCAAAGGAAAAGAATGCTGAATCTGGATTTGAATTGTATGAAACTGAGATTAAGGGAACACTTTCTGGTGAAATAATGAACTTGAAGTCTATTGAAGCGGAACCAAGGCAGGATTTGATGGAAGGACTGGATTTAACTGGTTTAGGATCCACAAAATCTAGTTCTAGCAAAGATGCCATGTTCGATGCTTGCGATTCGGGACCAGTTGATGATGCTTCCAACAAGCTAATAAGTATTCCATTGAATTCTGAAGTATCTGATGATTCCCTGAGAAAGAACAAATACAGATGCAGGATCTGCAACAAGACCTTCAAATCTCACCAGGCCCTTGGAGGTCATCAAACAATCCACAGAAAGAGTAATACCTATGCCGAGCCGGTCGAGGATCACGAGAAAACTACCCACATTAGCAGTTCTCCTGAAATTGAGGCTGGATGCAAGCTTGTGAAGGTTGAGTATGTTGAGCATTCAGTGGACCAGGAAATGAATGAGGTGACTAGTTCTGAAACAAGGGTGTACAAGGTGCACAAGTGCCTAATCTGCTTAAAGGTTTTCGGATCAGGTCAGGCTTTGGGTGGTCACAAGAGGTCTCACATCTCGAGAGACCCCGGAACTGGTGACAAACAGCCTGCAAAGCAGCTAGACCTTTCTAACATCTCTGATGTTATTGATCTTAACCTCCCAGTTATGCACAATGAAGAGGCTAATGGTGACACCGGACTCAAGTTGTGCCGGCTTGGAACTGACTGCAAGAATGAGGCTCTACTGAGCCTAGTTGCTAACTGA
- the LOC105780011 gene encoding probable galacturonosyltransferase 13 isoform X1, with translation MQLHVSPSMRSLTISSNNGFIDLMKIKVAARHISYRTLFHTILILAFLLPFVFILTAIVTLEGVNKCSSFDCLGRRLGPRLLGRVDDSGQRLVKDFYKILNQVNAEEIPDGIKLPDSFNQLVSKMKNNQYDAKTFALMLRAMMEKLEREIRESKFSELMNKHFAASSIPKGLYCLSLRLTDEYSSNAHARRQLPSPELLPVLSNNSYYHFVLSTDNILAASVVVNSAVQSSLRPEKIVFHIITDKKTYAGMHAWFALNPVSPAIVEVKGVHQFDWLTLENVPVLEAVENHHGIRNYYHGNHLAGANLSNTTPRTFASKLQARSPKYISLLNHLRIYLPELFPNLDKVVFLDDDIVIQRDLSPLWEIDLWGKVNGAVETCKGEDEWVMSKHFRNYFNFSHPLIAKHLDPDECAWAYGMNIFDLRTWRKTNIRETYHYWLKENLKSNLTMWKLGTLPPALIAFKGHIHPIDPSWHMLGLGYQSKTNIEKAKRAAVIHYNGQSKPWLQIGFEHLRPFWTKYVNYSNDFVRNCHILEL, from the exons ATGCAGCTTCACGTCTCGCCTAGCATGAGAAGTTTAACGATATCAAGCAACAATGGGTTTATTGACTTAATGAAGATCAAGGTGGCAGCTCGACACATTTCATATAGGACCCTTTTCCATACCATTCTAATCCTCGCTTTCTTATTGCCTTTCGTCTTCATTCTTACTGCTATTGTTACCCTTGAAGGTGTCAACAAGTGTTCCTCATTTG ATTGTTTAGGTAGGCGGTTAGGACCGAGGCTTCTTGGTAGAGTTGATGATTCAGGG CAGAGACTAGTTAAGGACTTTTATAAGATCCTCAATCAAGTAAACGCCGAGGAAATCCCAGATGGTATAAAGCTTCCAGATTCATTTAATCAACTTGTTTCTAAAATGAAGAATAATCAATATGATGCAAAGACCTTCGCTCTCATGTTAAGAGCAATG ATGGAGAAACTCGAAAGAGAAATTAGGGAATCTAAATTTTCCGAGCTGATGAACAAACACTTTGCTGCAAGTTCCATTCCGAAAGGCTTGTACTGTCTTTCTCTGCGTTTAACTGATGAATATTCTTCCAATGCTCATGCACGCAGACAACTGCCTTCTCCTGAGCTCCTCCCTGTGCTTTCTAACAACTCTTACTACCACTTCGTCCTGTCAACGGACAACATATTGGCTGCATCGGTAGTTGTCAATTCTGCTGTTCAGTCATCTCTGAGACCTGAAAAGATTGTCTTCCATATCATCACAGATAAGAAGACATATGCTGGTATGCACGCCTGGTTCGCACTAAACCCTGTATCCCCTGCAATAGTTGAAGTGAAAGGGGTTCACCAGTTTGATTGGTTAACACTAGAGAATGTTCCCGTGCTTGAAGCTGTAGAGAACCATCATGGCATTCGAAATTATTATCATGGCAATCATCTTGCCGGGGCAAATCTCTCCAATACTACTCCTCGAACATTCGCTTCAAAATTGCAGGCTAGAAGTCCAAAGTACATATCTTTACTCAACCATCTTCGGATATATTTACCAGAG CTTTTTCCAAACCTTGACAAAGTGGTCTTTCTAGACGACGACATTGTAATTCAGCGTGATTTATCTCCTCTTTGGGAGATTGACTTATGGGGAAAGGTTAATGGAGCTGTTGAAACTTGTAAAGGTGAGGATGAGTGGGTGATGTCCAAACATTTCAGAAACTACTTCAATTTTTCCCATCCCCTTATAGCTAAGCATTTGGATCCTGATGAATGTGCATGGGCTTATGGGATGAATATATTTGATCTCCGCACTTGGAGAAAGACGAATATAAGAGAAACATATCATTATTGGCTGAAAGAG AACCTGAAGTCAAACCTAACAATGTGGAAGCTTGGAACTCTGCCACCTGCTTTAATTGCATTTAAAGGCCACATTCATCCGATTGACCCATCATGGCATATGCTTGGCTTGGGCTACCAGTCTAAGACCAATATCGAGAAAGCGAAAAGAGCTGCAGTTATTCATTACAACGGCCAATCGAAACCATGGCTGCAGATTGGCTTCGAGCATCTTCGGCCATTTTGGACCAAGTATGTAAACTACTCCAATGATTTTGTTAGGAACTGCCACATTTTGGAATTGTAG
- the LOC105780520 gene encoding membrane-anchored ubiquitin-fold protein 1, with the protein MASVQDQLEIKFRLTDGSDIGPKTFPAATSVATLKESVVAQWPKEKENGPRTVKDVKLISAGKILENNKTLGECQSPLCDIPGGVTTMHVVVQPPPVEKEKKAIIEPKQNKCVCVIL; encoded by the exons ATGGCTAGTGTACAAGATCAGTTGGAGATCAAGTTTCGATTGACAGATGGATCCGATATCGGTCCCAAAACTTTCCCTGCTGCTACTAGTGTTGCAACTTTGAAGGAAAGTGTTGTTGCTCAATGGCCTAAAG AGAAGGAAAATGGTCCGAGGACAGTGAAAGATGTCAAGTTAATCAGTGCTGGAAAAATATTGGAGAACAACAAAACTTTGGGAGAGTGTCAAAGCCCTCTTTGTGATATTCCCGGTGGGGTAACGACTATGCATGTTGTTGTTCAACCTCCTCCTGTGgaaaaag AAAAGAAAGCAATAATCGAACCAAAGCAGAACAAATGTGTTTGTGTCATATTATAA